The segment CTGCTAAAAGGCCTTTTTGTATTGGGGTGTAACTGGTTTTCCATTTTACACAGATTTGAATTTCACTGGAATAAGTACCAGGAACAACTTCTTTGAACATTTGCAGGACTCCAGCAGTAAACACTGAGTCGTCTTCTTATAATTCCACACTAGAGGGTTATCATAAACAACACCATATTGAATCTTCCACTTCAACAAATGTTTGGTATGTCACATTGGCAGTGGATGCATCtctttcagcttttatttttaattcttaGAGAAGAGGTTAAACCATTGTAAAGCTGTATGATTTATCCAAGGAAGGCCATACTACAGGTTACAACACCATCTACCCAACTAAACAAGTTTTAAGCTTGATTATACTTCTGCTTCAAATCTACGCTGTAGCCTTCACATAACCCCGTAACCTAtgccgtagcctgacgtgcaccttcccaaaaatgtaactagaCGTCGCGTCACGGCAGACCGTAAGAACTGcaattggtcggctgggtagccttgAATTTCCTCCAAGCCCACATGTAGTGCTTCGTGGTTTGAAGTAAGTTTTACTAGCGGCTAATCCAGTGGCTGTAAAatggtggatcaatatatttgagtGTCACTACCCACGCGAAAtgtcactatcagaatgtgatccattcggtcgataacatttgaaaagtctacaAGAGCTGCACGTATATCCTTTAACCCCCACTCAAGTTAGTGGAgggctaaactggaagttagcctgcttggCCGGCAATTATAacatgcatggctacgtgcatTGCTTACACTGTAGGTTAGGGCATATAAGTATAAATTGCGCTTCAGTCACCGTgtactttgtttgtttcaggtgGAGTTGGTTGAGAACCGAACACGACAGCTGGACTGGCATTCTGAACTTCTCCTTTCCTCTCAAGAAGTCCCAGAGAGCCACGTCCCCACAGCAACAACCATGACAACCACTGCAGCATCCATGATGTCGTCATCGTCATCATCGTCAGCCACCATCACGCCGGGCAAAACTAGCCACCATGACAAGAAGCGTGACGAGGTCACCCCCGGCTCAGGCGGCGGAGACAAGGCTGGAGGGAAACGCTCGAGACGTCAGAAAAATGGAGAACCACGGGAAAGTTACGGAGGTCTGGATCACGCTGAGGAAGTGGGAGTGGGGGCATCCCGGGAAAAAAGGGCCAAAACAagttcaaagaagaagaaaaggtcaAAAGGAAAGTCTGAGAGAGAAGTATCACCCCCAGACCTGCCCATTGATCCAGATGAGCCAACATACTGCCTGTGTGAGCAGGTGTCCTACGGAGAAATGATTGGCTGCGACAACGATGAATGTCCCATTGAGTGGTTTCATTTCTCCTGTGTTGGGCTCCATCATAAGCCCAAGGGCAAGTGGTACTGCCCCAAGTGTAGGGGTGAGAATGAGAAGACCATGGACAAGGCCTTGGAGAGGGCCAAGAAGGAGAGGGCGTACAACAGGTAGCTCGCTCTGTCTGGCCCAATGAACACTATTGCGCAAATGTAATTTTATGTCCTTTGTTTCCCTTTACTGTCAAAACTGTTTTGAAAAGTTTTGAATTGTGAGGGATCCTGTAAATAGTTATTTTTGTAACTGTAGCTGCATAGCTGAGACACAAGATTGCTCCCTCCTGGTTTGGATCATTTGTAAAGAATGAGCATAGTACAGTACAACCTGCATGTAGCCAGCTGTCCTACATCCCCTTGTCATCATGCATGCAACATCACCTCCTCCCTTCACATATGCtcaattaacaaataaaacatttctaaacAAAAGAAGAATGTTATGTTTACATCCATTCAGTGTGAAGTGAAGAATCCATAGAAAATGAAGGTGACGTCATTGTGCAGTGTCCTGTCTTAAGTAAACTATTGTGTCCATAATCACTCATGCACTACTTCCTatttaacagacacactgtAGTAGTTTATTCTGTAGTGAGCAGTAAACTGAGATTTTGGACAATTGTGGAGCATCTTTTTGAATCATCACATAAGTGTCACAACAGACTTTCTGTAAAATGTGACTTCGCATTGTGGGATTGTTAGCAGGAAGTAAAGTATACTTATATCATTGATATTTCTGAACGATGTATCAAGACTATGTGAAAGGGGTGGCATTTAGTAATGAAACTACAGTGAATAATCACCTGAATCTGCTGCCCCCTTTGgctttacagagttttagtGAGACTGTAACTGGATACTGCTGAAGTCTCATTTGCTTTTGCTGAACTTTAGAAGGAATTTTAAGATGCGCTGGACTATAGATTTTGTCGCCCATCACTAAGTTTCTTTAAGAGGTATCTCTTTGTGGCCAGTATGGAGAACAGGAACaaaaaatctttacattttagtcaattcaaataaaaaggTGTAAATATAGTACACTACATACTAAATAGGAAGTGATTTCAGCCTACATTTGTAATCTGTTGTAAATAAGCCATCAATCACACTAGAAAGTTTCACTTATAACTCAAGTGATGAGTTTTGTTGCTCTAGTGTATATTTCAAATGATACAACTTTAACAGTGGCATTTATGGCATGTTTAATATGTTGATGTAGCGATGATAACTCCCATGTTATTTAGGGACTAGATTATATTTGTATGCAAAACCACAGTTTACCTCACTGGCATTGCCTTGAATTGACATACTGGTCTCACAAAACTTGACACAGCATCAGTATTAACCCCTGTCGAAGCAAGAAAATAATATAGAATTTGCAGTTACAATAAAAAGCTTCACGCAAAACACATGGATTcgcctttttttttatttacaagtgCTGAAAAAACATGACATGGGGGACAACCAGTGCAAAATCTGTACATAAATTCAGTTGCAGGTTTCTTATATACATGAGTACTGAACAAGAACGTGAATACACTCCTTCTGTCATGCATGTAACAGTTCACAACACAGTAAGACATGGTGTAGATGTCTGATTTAGGTAGTAGTCCCTGATGCTCATGCTGCTCATTCTCCCA is part of the Micropterus dolomieu isolate WLL.071019.BEF.003 ecotype Adirondacks linkage group LG07, ASM2129224v1, whole genome shotgun sequence genome and harbors:
- the ing1 gene encoding inhibitor of growth protein 1 isoform X2; this translates as MQVQVSGTSRGKDGAAMLNPANGDPSHIVVNYVEEYLDLVESLPFDLQRSVSLMKEIDARYQDVLKELDDAYERYRRESDSFQRRKLQLSIQRALIRSQELGDEKIQIAGQMVELVENRTRQLDWHSELLLSSQEVPESHVPTATTMTTTAASMMSSSSSSSATITPGKTSHHDKKRDEVTPGSGGGDKAGGKRSRRQKNGEPRESYGGLDHAEEVGVGASREKRAKTSSKKKKRSKGKSEREVSPPDLPIDPDEPTYCLCEQVSYGEMIGCDNDECPIEWFHFSCVGLHHKPKGKWYCPKCRGENEKTMDKALERAKKERAYNR
- the ing1 gene encoding inhibitor of growth protein 1 isoform X1 — encoded protein: MQESLMQLNEVQVSGTSRGKDGAAMLNPANGDPSHIVVNYVEEYLDLVESLPFDLQRSVSLMKEIDARYQDVLKELDDAYERYRRESDSFQRRKLQLSIQRALIRSQELGDEKIQIAGQMVELVENRTRQLDWHSELLLSSQEVPESHVPTATTMTTTAASMMSSSSSSSATITPGKTSHHDKKRDEVTPGSGGGDKAGGKRSRRQKNGEPRESYGGLDHAEEVGVGASREKRAKTSSKKKKRSKGKSEREVSPPDLPIDPDEPTYCLCEQVSYGEMIGCDNDECPIEWFHFSCVGLHHKPKGKWYCPKCRGENEKTMDKALERAKKERAYNR
- the ing1 gene encoding inhibitor of growth protein 1 isoform X3, encoding MLNPANGDPSHIVVNYVEEYLDLVESLPFDLQRSVSLMKEIDARYQDVLKELDDAYERYRRESDSFQRRKLQLSIQRALIRSQELGDEKIQIAGQMVELVENRTRQLDWHSELLLSSQEVPESHVPTATTMTTTAASMMSSSSSSSATITPGKTSHHDKKRDEVTPGSGGGDKAGGKRSRRQKNGEPRESYGGLDHAEEVGVGASREKRAKTSSKKKKRSKGKSEREVSPPDLPIDPDEPTYCLCEQVSYGEMIGCDNDECPIEWFHFSCVGLHHKPKGKWYCPKCRGENEKTMDKALERAKKERAYNR